A genomic region of Paramormyrops kingsleyae isolate MSU_618 chromosome 19, PKINGS_0.4, whole genome shotgun sequence contains the following coding sequences:
- the snap25a gene encoding synaptosomal-associated protein 25-A isoform X1: MADEADMRNELSDMQQRADQLADESLESTRRMLQLVEESKDAGIRTLVMLDEQGEQLERIEEGMDQINKDMKEAEKNLTNLGNFCGLCSCPCNKLKGGGGKAWGNNQDGVVASQPARVVDEREQMAISGGFIRRVTDDARESEMDENLEQVGGIIGNLRHMALDMGNEIDTQNRQIDRIMEKADSNKTRIDEANQRATKMLGSG, encoded by the exons ATGGCGGACGAAGCGGACATGCGCAATGAGCTGTCGGACATGCAGCAGCGCGCCGACCAGCTGGCCGACGAG TCCCTGGAGAGCACTCGCCGGATGCTGCAGCTGGTGGAAGAG AGTAAAGATGCTGGTATCAGGACATTGGTTATGCTGGATGAGCAAGGAG AGCAACTGGAGCGCATCGAAGAAGGAATGGACCAAATCAATAAGGACATGAAAGAAGCAGAAAAGAATTTGACCAATCTAGGAAATTTTTGTGGTCTCTGTTCCTGTCCGTGTAACAA ATTGAAGGGTGGTGGAGGCAAGGCTTGGGGGAATAACCAGGATGGCGTGGTGGCCAGTCAGCCTGCCCGCGTTGTGGACGAACGCGAACAGATGGCCATCAGCGGTGGCTTCATCCGCAG GGTAACGGACGATGCCCGAGAATCAGAGATGGATGAGAACTTGGAGCAGGTGGGAGGAATCATCGGCAACCTGCGCCATATGGCCCTGGACATGGGCAATGAGATCGACACTCAAAACCGCCAGATCGACCGGATCATGGAGAAG GCTGATTCCAACAAAACCAGGATTGATGAAGCCAACCAGCGGGCCACAAAGATGCTGGGCAGTGGCTAG
- the snap25a gene encoding synaptosomal-associated protein 25-A isoform X2: MADEADMRNELSDMQQRADQLADESLESTRRMLQLVEESKDAGIRTLVMLDEQGEQLDRVEDGMNHINQDMKEAEKNLKDLGKCCGLFVCPCNKLKGGGGKAWGNNQDGVVASQPARVVDEREQMAISGGFIRRVTDDARESEMDENLEQVGGIIGNLRHMALDMGNEIDTQNRQIDRIMEKADSNKTRIDEANQRATKMLGSG; the protein is encoded by the exons ATGGCGGACGAAGCGGACATGCGCAATGAGCTGTCGGACATGCAGCAGCGCGCCGACCAGCTGGCCGACGAG TCCCTGGAGAGCACTCGCCGGATGCTGCAGCTGGTGGAAGAG AGTAAAGATGCTGGTATCAGGACATTGGTTATGCTGGATGAGCAAGGAG AACAACTCGATCGTGTTGAAGATGGCATGAACCATATCAATCAAGACATGAAGGAGGCCGAGAAaaatttaaaagatttagggAAATGCTGTGGCCTTTTCGTATGTCCTTGTAACAA ATTGAAGGGTGGTGGAGGCAAGGCTTGGGGGAATAACCAGGATGGCGTGGTGGCCAGTCAGCCTGCCCGCGTTGTGGACGAACGCGAACAGATGGCCATCAGCGGTGGCTTCATCCGCAG GGTAACGGACGATGCCCGAGAATCAGAGATGGATGAGAACTTGGAGCAGGTGGGAGGAATCATCGGCAACCTGCGCCATATGGCCCTGGACATGGGCAATGAGATCGACACTCAAAACCGCCAGATCGACCGGATCATGGAGAAG GCTGATTCCAACAAAACCAGGATTGATGAAGCCAACCAGCGGGCCACAAAGATGCTGGGCAGTGGCTAG